From a single Chloroflexota bacterium genomic region:
- a CDS encoding alpha/beta hydrolase — protein sequence MKKIILIVVFVLFVVIVAGGVWFWFALQQPLYEPGMARAIKNLQPPPQTVGKDFWNVEGDIKLYHYADGAGANVLVVHGGPGAPIAKPLPGLARLNANYKFHYYDQRGCGKSSRPIEKFSSSNYYENMQTLDKTLGLGAQIADIERIRQILGDEKIILVGHSFGGFLASLYAAEFPEHVRALILVAPAELLVMPPESGGLFEQIKPLLPDAMKAEYDAYMKRYLDFGALFSKTETELVSLNAEFARYYSVAAQRKGFTLPPENSSADAGGWMTYAMYMSMGLRHDYRAALKPVTAPVLVLHGANDLQPEQATRMYADAFPRAEFRIIQNAGHFAISDQPEEFARVVREFLGK from the coding sequence ATGAAAAAAATTATTCTGATCGTCGTGTTCGTTTTGTTCGTAGTGATCGTGGCGGGTGGTGTGTGGTTTTGGTTCGCGCTGCAACAACCGTTGTACGAACCGGGGATGGCGCGCGCAATCAAGAATCTTCAGCCACCGCCTCAAACTGTCGGCAAAGATTTTTGGAATGTCGAAGGCGACATCAAGTTGTATCACTATGCCGACGGCGCGGGCGCGAACGTGCTCGTCGTTCACGGCGGACCTGGCGCACCAATTGCAAAACCGTTGCCCGGTCTCGCGCGGCTGAACGCGAATTACAAATTTCATTACTACGATCAACGCGGTTGCGGCAAATCGTCGCGTCCCATCGAAAAATTTTCGTCGTCGAACTATTACGAAAATATGCAGACGCTCGACAAGACACTCGGACTGGGCGCGCAGATCGCGGACATCGAACGCATCCGGCAAATCCTGGGCGACGAAAAAATCATTCTCGTCGGTCACTCGTTCGGCGGATTTCTCGCCTCCCTCTATGCCGCCGAATTTCCCGAACATGTGCGCGCATTGATCCTGGTCGCGCCGGCGGAACTGTTGGTGATGCCGCCGGAGAGCGGCGGCTTGTTCGAGCAGATCAAGCCACTCTTGCCGGACGCAATGAAGGCGGAGTACGACGCGTACATGAAACGCTATCTCGATTTCGGCGCGCTCTTTTCCAAAACCGAAACCGAACTCGTATCGCTCAACGCGGAATTCGCGCGCTACTATTCCGTCGCCGCGCAACGCAAGGGATTCACCTTGCCGCCGGAAAATTCATCCGCCGATGCGGGCGGCTGGATGACGTACGCGATGTACATGAGCATGGGCTTGCGCCACGATTATCGCGCGGCGCTCAAACCCGTGACCGCGCCCGTGTTGGTGCTGCACGGCGCGAACGACCTGCAACCGGAGCAGGCGACGCGCATGTACGCGGACGCGTTTCCGCGCGCGGAATTTCGCATCATTCAAAACGCCGGTCACTTTGCAATCAGCGATCAACCCGAGGAATTCGCGCGCGTCGTGCGCGAGTTCTTGGGGAAATAA
- a CDS encoding YafY family transcriptional regulator has product MANTATRLITLLMLLQRQPNQKASDLAEELGVSVRSLHRYIAMLDEMGIPIYSERGPYGGFSLVRGYKMPPLVFSPEEAVAVYLGTSLVREMWGKLYQDAAQGALAKLENVLPEEQRHEIAWARRTLVTAGMHRVQLDTLIPLLEKLRRAIHEQRRVAMAYRKQNQPEAESREVDPYALVNRWGWWYVIGHCHLRNASRSFRLDRIGELTLLDKTFQTPEHFNAHEFLAQAFESETKVEMRLRFAPDAALLAQDNRAYWDTLEEQSDGSVIITASMPDLTWAAAMTLGYGPIVTVLAPDELRRIVREWASAIAKQYETNH; this is encoded by the coding sequence ATGGCAAACACCGCCACCCGACTCATCACCTTGCTGATGTTGCTCCAACGTCAGCCGAACCAAAAAGCGTCCGACCTCGCGGAAGAACTCGGCGTCTCGGTGCGCTCGCTGCATCGCTACATCGCGATGCTCGACGAGATGGGCATTCCGATCTATTCCGAGCGCGGACCGTACGGCGGATTTTCACTCGTGCGCGGCTACAAGATGCCGCCGCTCGTCTTTTCGCCGGAGGAAGCGGTCGCGGTGTACCTCGGCACGAGTCTGGTGCGCGAGATGTGGGGCAAATTGTACCAAGATGCCGCGCAAGGCGCGCTCGCGAAACTCGAAAACGTTTTGCCGGAAGAACAGCGTCACGAAATCGCGTGGGCGCGGCGAACGCTCGTCACCGCCGGGATGCACCGCGTTCAACTCGATACGCTGATCCCACTGTTGGAAAAATTGCGCCGCGCGATTCACGAGCAGCGCCGCGTGGCGATGGCGTATCGAAAACAAAATCAGCCCGAAGCAGAATCACGCGAGGTGGACCCGTACGCGCTCGTCAATCGGTGGGGCTGGTGGTACGTCATCGGACATTGCCACTTGCGAAACGCGAGTCGCTCGTTTCGCTTGGATCGCATCGGCGAACTCACTCTGCTCGACAAGACGTTTCAGACGCCGGAGCATTTCAACGCGCACGAATTTCTCGCGCAGGCATTCGAATCGGAAACCAAAGTGGAAATGCGTTTGCGCTTTGCACCGGACGCCGCGCTCCTTGCCCAGGACAATCGCGCGTACTGGGACACGCTCGAAGAGCAAAGCGACGGCTCGGTCATCATCACCGCATCCATGCCGGATTTGACCTGGGCGGCGGCGATGACGCTCGGATATGGTCCGATCGTGACCGTACTCGCGCCGGATGAACTGCGCCGCATCGTGCGCGAGTGGGCGAGCGCAATCGCAAAACAATACGAAACCAATCATTGA
- a CDS encoding DUF1634 domain-containing protein: MQETQLEATRDAQTLRVELFIARLLRWGVILSFIILLAGIGSVLVTGNTGYHAIRLDDLDSIVAYHVRPDFPNTPSDVAQGVLVFKPYAIITLGLLVLIAIPVMRVVVSVIAFVTERDWLYVAITAWVLTVLLISFLIGEAGG, encoded by the coding sequence ATGCAAGAAACTCAACTCGAAGCCACCCGCGACGCGCAAACTCTGCGCGTCGAGCTTTTCATCGCGCGCTTGTTGCGCTGGGGAGTCATACTCAGTTTCATTATTTTGCTGGCGGGCATTGGCAGCGTGCTTGTGACGGGCAATACCGGCTACCACGCGATTCGCTTGGACGATCTCGATAGCATTGTCGCCTATCACGTCCGACCGGATTTTCCCAACACGCCCAGTGATGTGGCGCAAGGCGTGCTTGTGTTCAAACCGTATGCGATCATTACACTGGGCTTGCTCGTGCTGATTGCGATTCCGGTGATGCGGGTCGTCGTGTCGGTGATCGCGTTTGTGACCGAACGCGATTGGCTCTACGTCGCAATTACCGCGTGGGTGTTGACGGTTTTGCTGATCAGTTTTCTCATTGGCGAAGCCGGGGGATAA
- a CDS encoding GyrI-like domain-containing protein has protein sequence MTYQCELKEQSAQPALSIRTHAAVQDLPQVLGKAYSAIMQYLGEVGEQPAGMPFAAYYNMDMQNLDIEAGFPVARKIAGKGEIQASEFPGGKLASTVHIGPYEQMAPAYKALTQWIKANGYEATGVAYEVYFSEPETPPQEIKTEIVFPLK, from the coding sequence ATGACGTACCAATGTGAACTCAAAGAACAGTCTGCGCAACCCGCGCTGTCTATCCGCACGCACGCGGCAGTGCAGGATTTACCGCAGGTGCTCGGCAAGGCGTACAGCGCGATCATGCAGTACCTGGGCGAGGTGGGCGAGCAACCGGCGGGGATGCCGTTCGCGGCGTACTATAACATGGACATGCAGAATCTCGACATTGAAGCCGGCTTTCCGGTCGCGCGCAAAATCGCGGGCAAGGGCGAGATTCAGGCGAGCGAATTTCCCGGCGGCAAACTCGCGAGCACCGTCCACATCGGACCGTACGAACAAATGGCGCCGGCGTACAAAGCACTGACCCAATGGATCAAGGCGAACGGCTACGAAGCGACGGGTGTCGCGTATGAAGTTTACTTTAGCGAACCTGAAACGCCGCCGCAAGAAATCAAAACAGAGATCGTGTTCCCGCTCAAGTAA